The genome window GGCGCCAAGGTATCGGACAAGATCGACGTCGTTCGCTCGCTCGTCGGGAAGGTCGACCACCTTCTCATCGGAGGGGGCATGGCTTATACGTTCCTTCGCGCCCGAGGCATCGCGACGGGAAGCTCGCTCGTGGAGGAGGACAAGATCACGCTTGCCCGGTCGATTCTCGACGAGGCGGGTGAGAAGCTCGTTCTGCCAAGCGACCACGTGGTCGCTTCCCGATTCGATGCCGGGGCGGAGCGCAAAACGATGCCCATTGATGAGATTCCCGACGGTTGGATGGGCCTCGACATCGGACCTGCCACGATTCGAAGCTATGGCGAGCGGATCGAGGCCGCCAAGCTCGTTCTTTGGAACGGACCCATGGGAGTTTTCGAGATGGCGCCCTTCGCCGAGGGGACCCTCGCGTTGGCGAGACGCCTCGCGGAAAGCGAGGCGACGAGTATCGTCGGGGGCGGCGATTCCGTCTCCGCAGTGCACCGGGCAGGCGTCGCCGACCAGATTACCCACATCTCGACGGGCGGCGGGGCGTCTCTCGAGTTTCTCGCCGGCTGCAAGCTGCCGGGAGTCGAGGTTCTGACCGATGCGTAGACCCCTCATTGCCGCGAACTGGAAAATGCACTTGACGCTCGATGAGGCGGATCAGCTCGCCCGCGGCGTCGCCTCGGCCGTCAGGGAGATGGACGACATCGACATCGTCATGGCTCCCCCGTTCACGGCGCTCGCAACCGTTCGCGCCGCGATCGGCGATACTCGAATCGCTCTGGGAGCTCAAGACCTCTACTGGGAGGAGCGAGGAGCCTTTACCGGAGAGATCTCACCGAGCATGCTGAAGGATGCCGGGTGCGGTTACGTCATCGTCGCCCATTCGGAAAGGCGTCAGCTCTTCGGCGAGACCGACCGGACGGCGAACCGCAAGGTCCTGGCCGCCCTTACTTACGAGCTGGTTCCGATCCTCTGCGTCGGTGAGACCGAGGCCGAGCGCGACCGCGGCGTCACGTTCGTCGTCGTCGACCGCCAAATCAAGGAAGGACTCAAGGATGTGGCGGAAAAGCAGCTCGACCGGCTCGTGATTGCTTACGAGCCCATCTGGGCGATCGGCACCGGGCGCACCGCGACACCCGATCAGGCCGAGGAGGTCCACCAGTCGATCCGCGGACAGCTCGCCAAGCTGTACGGCACCGAGGCGGCGGGCGGGGTCCGCATTCTTTACGGCGGAAGCGTAAAACCGGATAATGTAGACGACCTGATGTTCGAAGACGATATCGATGGAGCCCTCGTGGGAGGAGCGAGCCTTAAGGCGGAGTCTTTCAGCCGCATCTGTTCCTTCGAACGTCGAGATTAGACTGGCAGGCTGATGAAAGAGTACAGCCCAGCCTGCCGAGCGGCGGCCAAAACGTATCCGCGACGACAGCGCGAATCGTCCGCATCGGGCCGCTTCGTGGGTATGAGATGTGAGCACGCAGTGCGAATAAGCGCCGCTGAAGGCCGAGCCGTGGCGGCTCGATCGATCGCGGGTCCCGCCACGGCATTGAACACTAAAAGAGAGACGAGACAGCCATGTTGACGATTCTTTTCACCGCACTCCACATTCTGGTGTGCCTTTTTCTGATCCTGGTCATTCTGGCGCAGCAGGGCAAGGGTCAGGATCTCGCAAGCGCTTTCGGAGGAGGCGGCTCCCAGACGGCCTTCGGTGCTCGAGGAACGGCAACGCTTCTTTCCAAGATCACCGCCGGTGCGGCCATCATTTTCATGGTCACTTCGCTCACCTTGAGCTATCTCCGGCCCGCGGTCTCGCAGAATACGGTCGTTCCCGAGTCGGCACCGGCCGCGACCCCCGAGGCGCCGCCGCCTTCAGACGAGGCTCCACCTCCCGAGGAACCGGGGGCGGGCGAAAGCGCCGTACCTCCTACCGAGACGCCTGACGCCGGCGAGAAGCCGCCGAGCGAGAGCCCGCAACCGCCCCAGTAAAGTCTTCGGGTTTAACTCGGGCAGTCGGGGAACGTCCACCTTCCCGACCGATCTTTCTCCGCACGGAGATAGGTCGTGACGCAACACGTGTAGAGT of Vicinamibacteria bacterium contains these proteins:
- the secG gene encoding preprotein translocase subunit SecG, translating into MLTILFTALHILVCLFLILVILAQQGKGQDLASAFGGGGSQTAFGARGTATLLSKITAGAAIIFMVTSLTLSYLRPAVSQNTVVPESAPAATPEAPPPSDEAPPPEEPGAGESAVPPTETPDAGEKPPSESPQPPQ
- the tpiA gene encoding triose-phosphate isomerase translates to MRRPLIAANWKMHLTLDEADQLARGVASAVREMDDIDIVMAPPFTALATVRAAIGDTRIALGAQDLYWEERGAFTGEISPSMLKDAGCGYVIVAHSERRQLFGETDRTANRKVLAALTYELVPILCVGETEAERDRGVTFVVVDRQIKEGLKDVAEKQLDRLVIAYEPIWAIGTGRTATPDQAEEVHQSIRGQLAKLYGTEAAGGVRILYGGSVKPDNVDDLMFEDDIDGALVGGASLKAESFSRICSFERRD
- the pgk gene encoding phosphoglycerate kinase; this encodes GAKVSDKIDVVRSLVGKVDHLLIGGGMAYTFLRARGIATGSSLVEEDKITLARSILDEAGEKLVLPSDHVVASRFDAGAERKTMPIDEIPDGWMGLDIGPATIRSYGERIEAAKLVLWNGPMGVFEMAPFAEGTLALARRLAESEATSIVGGGDSVSAVHRAGVADQITHISTGGGASLEFLAGCKLPGVEVLTDA